In Musa acuminata AAA Group cultivar baxijiao chromosome BXJ3-9, Cavendish_Baxijiao_AAA, whole genome shotgun sequence, a single genomic region encodes these proteins:
- the LOC103998419 gene encoding NAC transcription factor NAM-B2-like translates to MEIDSTDSSSGMKHQPQQQQQPPPQPHLPPGFRFHPTDEELVVHYLKKKAASAPLPVAIITEVDLYKFDPWELPGKASFGEQEWYFFSPRDRKYPNGARPNRAATSGYWKATGTDKPVLTSGGNQVKVGVKKALVFYRGRPPRGIKTNWIMHEYRLADASSRCCPDNNNNSNSNSNSSSSSSCRPPHGGHMANKKRGGSLRLDDWVLCRIYKKNNSSDVGVDMRAMQRDREDAMDDILGAAPSLAQQTAATGGQPDSGPLPQRPPTNYNALLENDETFFEGLLANEVGLPSNPITHLAAAAAAPRAQLNLALLPAGTFPTRNPLASAYWTDSTDIAAPSAKRFHTGDGNISSSAANKNNTSSCSNGSATNDDGGHENQMILNQMPHGTTFHDQMMLRQLRDGGAIFQQPYQLPGVNWSS, encoded by the exons ATGGAGATAGATAGCACCGACTCGTCCTCCGGCATGAAACATCAAcctcagcaacagcagcagccacCGCCACAACCGCACCTCCCGCCGGGCTTCCGTTTCCATCCCACTGACGAGGAGCTCGTCGTCCACTACCTCAAGAAGAAGGCCGCCTCCGCCCCGCTCCCCGTTGCCATCATCACGGAGGTCGATCTCTATAAGTTCGACCCCTGGGAGCTCCCAG GCAAGGCGAGCTTTGGAGAGCAagagtggtacttcttcagcccCCGGGACCGCAAGTACCCGAACGGGGCGCGGCCGAACAGGGCGGCCACGTCCGGCTACTGGAAGGCCACAGGAACGGACAAGCCCGTGCTGACGTCCGGTGGGAACCAGGTCAAGGTCGGAGTGAAGAAAGCCCTCGTGTTCTACCGTGGGAGGCCTCCCAGAGGAATCAAGACTAACTGGATCATGCATGAGTACCGGCTCGCAGATGCCAGCAGCAGGTGCTGCCCtgataacaacaacaacagtaacagcaacagcaacagcagcagcagtagcagctgcaGGCCACCCCACGGTGGCCACATGGCGAACAAGAAGAGGGGCGGATCCCTCAGG CTGGACGATTGGGTTCTGTGCCGCATCTACAAGAAGAACAACAGTAGCGACGTCGGTGTTGACATGAGGGCGATGCAACGGGACAGGGAAGATGCCATGGACGACATCCTCGGGGCCGCACCATCTCTAGCTCAGCAGACGGCGGCGACAGGCGGGCAGCCTGACTCCGGTCCTCTACCTCAAAGACCTCCGACCAACTACAACGCACTGCTCGAGAACGACGAGACCTTTTTTGAGGGACTACTCGCGAACGAGGTTGGGCTGCCGTCCAACCCCATCACCCatcttgctgctgctgcagcagcgCCAAGGGCCCAACTCAACCTTGCGCTGCTTCCGGCCGGTACCTTCCCCACGAGGAACCCTCTTGCCTCTGCATACTGGACCGATTCCACCGACATCGCAGCACCATCGGCCAAGAGGTTCCACACCGGCGATGGCAATATCAGTAGCAGTGCTGCCAACAAAAACAATACCAGTAGCTGCAGCAATGGCAGTGCCACCAACGATGATGGTGGCCATGAAAATCAGATGATTCTCAACCAGATGCCGCATGGAACAACATTCCATGACCAAATGATGCTTCGACAACTGAGGGATGGTGGAGCCATCTTCCAGCAGCCATACCAGCTCCCCGGAGTGAATTGGAGCTCCTAA